In one window of Rhinoderma darwinii isolate aRhiDar2 chromosome 7, aRhiDar2.hap1, whole genome shotgun sequence DNA:
- the FAM20B gene encoding glycosaminoglycan xylosylkinase: MKLKQRVVVLALLLVILVLTKLLLLDRLETSAAQRQDQLSFQRMMSGLPLTMDSRLEHTLQSPWEIASQWVVPREVYPEDTPEMGAVLHAMATKKIIRADVGYKGTQLKALLVLDGGQKVVFKPKRYSRDYVVEGEPYAGYDRHNAEVAAFHLDRVLGFRRAPLVVGRYVNLITEIKPVATEQLLSTFLKQGNNTCFYGKCYYCRETEPACAERENMEGSVTLWLPDVWPLQKHRHPWGRTYREGKLARWEYDESYCDAVKKTPPYDAGPRLLDIIDTAIYDYLIGNADRHHYESFQDDEGASMLILLDNAKSFGNPSMDERSILAPLYQCCIIRVSTWNRLSHLKHGTLRSSLLSATSHDPIYPVLSEAHLEALERRLQGIMGTVQQCIDQFGTDIVMVEDRMTLSHV, from the exons ATGAAGCTGAAGCAACGAGTTGTGGTTTTGGCTTTGCTGCTGGTCATTTTAGTCCTTACTAAACTTCTACTGCTGGACAGATTGGAGACCTCTGCAGCTCAAAGACAAGACCAGCTGTCTTTCCAGCGCATGATGTCTGGCCTGCCACTTACCATGGACTCTCGGCTGGAGCACACGTTACAATCTCCCTGGGAAATTGCATCTCAATGGGTTGTCCCGAGAGAGGTGTATCCTGAAGATACTCCGGAAATGGGTGCTGTGCTACACGCCATGGCAACGAAAAAAATCATAAGAGCGGACGTGGGCTACAAAGGTACACAGCTCAAAGCCCTGTTAGTCCTTGATGGTGGACAAAAGGTGGTCTTCAAGCCAAAAAG ATACAGCAGAGACTATGTGGTAGAGGGAGAGCCCTATGCTGGCTATGATCGGCATAACGCAGAGGTGGCCGCCTTTCACCTAGATAG ggtTCTTGGCTTCAGACGAGCCCCATTGGTCGTTGGCCGATATGTGAATCTTATCACAGAGATAAAACCTGTAGCTACTGAGCAGCTGCTTAGCACCTTTCTTAAACAAG GGAACAACACCTGCTTCTATGGGAAGTGTTACTACTGCCGAGAAACAGAGCCCGCCTGTGCCGAGAGAGAAAATATGGAGGGTTCAGTTACTCTCTGGCTCCCTGATGTTTGGCCTCTTCAGAAGCACAGACACCCCTGGGGCAGAACATATCGAGAAGGCAAGTTGGCAAG gtGGGAATATGATGAAAGTTACTGTGATGCTGTGAAGAAGACTCCTCCTTATGACGCTGGACCGCGACTTCTTGATATTATTGATACCGCCATCTATGATTACCTGATTGGAAATGCAGATCGCCATCACTACGAGAGTTTCCAGGATGACGAGGGAGCCAGCATGCTAATACTACTGGACAATGCCAAGAG TTTTGGCAATCCATCAATGGATGAGCGCAGTATCCTGGCCCCCCTGTACCAGTGCTGCAT CATTCGTGTTTCCACGTGGAACCGGCTCTCTCACCTGAAACACGGCACCCTTCGCTCTTCTCTGCTTTCTGCTACAAGTCATGACCCAATCTACCCAGTCCTATCGGAAGCTCATTTAGAAGCACTGGAGCGCCGCCTGCAGGGCATAATGGGAACCGTCCAACAGTGTATAGATCAGTTTGGCACAGACATTGTGATGGTGGAGGACCGGATGACGCTTTCTCACGTGTAA